One window of Amaranthus tricolor cultivar Red isolate AtriRed21 chromosome 11, ASM2621246v1, whole genome shotgun sequence genomic DNA carries:
- the LOC130827278 gene encoding cation/H(+) antiporter 24-like, whose protein sequence is MDETLAELNGSAVIDYHGKVVEIICRRNKGYHAFSVLRGTTSLDYSFTLLLLEISLVLIFSHIMRFLLKPLKQPKVISDVLAGIILGPSVLGHNETFAKNVIPENTRFVTQNMGIIGFCFFLFVMGVKMDLGVVQKAGKKHWIIAITGIIIPILVVGLVSYLLRPYMDTELRKVSSIGGVITAVAITTFPVIYSMLKDMHLVGSEIGRFALTTVIISDIIGISVIIVFEAIKQSDSKPINALYYVITIILVCGLVIGGVPQIMLWINKQTPEGKPVDQRYITFTLLGVFVIGFITDFIGAAIGNGPLWLGLAIPDGPPIGATIVQKSETFMNDILLPFSYATIGLSTDVYAMSACWSCVLPIFAVAVMGFVAKLVSVVMAARFTDMPYRDSIVLGLMLSLRGQTEFLLYMHWFDLKFIKTSSFTIMVIVTIIMTAIASPIINLLYDPTKPYMVNKKRTIQHTAQDSELRILACIYDQESVASLFNLLDFMNPTTNNPFKVLALYLVELVGRAAPVFIDHTKQIDEYWDNNDEAIHNAINLYVEDRTDSIDMNFFTSVTPQRTMYQDICEIALLNKVGFIILPFHKKCIEDGNDFSTALLRPGVQTANANTVTHAPCSVGLLACKNAASWGTLPNRMSQRGHRQFAMLFLGGPDAREGLSLADRMVGHPDVSLVVVRFLASEYRGDNESERKLDDGVVTWFWVKNERNDKVVYKEISVSNGFETVSAIQSLNESVAIDLWIVGRKSGINPRLLYGLSEWSDNPELGLIGDFLVSVDFNTSGSVLVVQQQVLRDQRASPWACY, encoded by the exons ATGGATGAAACCCTAGCAGAATTAAATGGGTCAGCTGTGATTGATTATCATGGAAAAGTGGTTGAGATAATATGTAGAAGAAACAAAGGATATCATGCATTTTCAGTATTAAGAGGCACAACCTCTCTTGATTATTCCTTCACATTACTTCTATTAGAAATTTCTTTAGTTCTTATTTTCAGTCATATTATGCGTTTCCTATTGAAGCCTCTCAAACAACCTAAAGTTATCTCTGATGTTCTT GCAGGCATAATCTTAGGACCATCCGTACTTGGACACAACGAAACATTTGCAAAGAACGTAATCCCAGAGAACACAAGATTTGTTACACAAAATATGGGCATAATTGGCTTTTGTTTCTTCCTTTTTGTCATGGGCGTCAAAATGGACTTAGGCGTAGTCCAAAAAGCAGGAAAAAAACATTGGATCATAGCCATAACCGGTATAATAATCCCCATCCTTGTAGTAGGCCTAGTATCATATCTCCTAAGGCCATATATGGACACCGAACTCCGAAAAGTCTCCTCCATCGGAGGCGTGATTACTGCAGTCGCGATCACAACATTTCCGGTCATTTACTCGATGCTTAAAGACATGCACCTTGTTGGGTCCGAAATTGGACGTTTTGCCCTTACGACAGTCATTATTAGTGACATAATCGGTATTAGCGTTATTATTGTATTTGAAGCGATCAAACAATCTGATAGTAAGCCAATTAATGCGTTATATTACGTAATTACCATAATTTTAGTATGTGGTTTGGTAATTGGGGGTGTACCTCAGATTATGTTATGGATTAATAAACAAACTCCCGAAGGTAAACCTGTTGATCAAAGATATATAACTTTTACGTTACTTGGAGTTTTTGTTATTGGTTTTATTACTGATTTTATTGGTGCGGCTATCGGTAATGGGCCTCTTTGGCTTGGGCTTGCTATACCCGATGGGCCTCCTATTGGTGCAACTATTGTTCAAAAGAGTGAGACTTTTATGAATGATATACTTTTGCCGTTTTCTTATGCTACTATTGGGCTTAGCACGGATGTATATGCTATGAGTGCTTGTTGGTCTTGTGTGCTTCCCATATTTGCTGTGGCTGTTATGGGTTTTGTGGCTAAGCTTGTTTCGGTTGTTATGGCGGCCCGGTTTACTGATATGCCTTATAGAGATTCTATTGTCTTGGGCCTCATGCTCAGCCTCAGGGGTCAAACTGAATTTCTTTTATACATGCATTGGTTTGATTTAAAG TTCATAAAGACATCATCGTTCACAATAATGGTGATTGTAACTATCATAATGACGGCCATAGCAAGCCCTATAATAAACCTATTGTATGATCCAACAAAACCATACATGGTAAATAAGAAAAGAACTATACAACACACAGCCCAAGACTCAGAACTCCGAATTCTCGCATGTATTTACGATCAAGAAAGTGTGGCAAGTTTATTTAACCTCTTAGATTTCATGAACCCGACTACAAACAACCCATTTAAGGTATTGGCTCTTTATCTAGTCGAACTTGTGGGTCGGGCTGCCCCAGTCTTCATAGACCACACAAAACAAATCGACGAGTATTGGGACAACAACGACGAGGCCATTCACAATGCCATTAATCTCTACGTAGAGGATCGTACAGACAGTATTGATATGAACTTTTTTACAAGCGTTACACCTCAAAGGACCATGTACCAAGATATATGTGAAATTGCCTTGTTGAACAAGGTAGGGTTTATTATTTTACCCTTCCATAAAAAATGTATTGAAGATGGGAATGATTTTTCTACAGCCCTACTACGGCCCGGGGTACAAACCGCTAATGCTAACACGGTTACACATGCACCATGCTCGGTAGGTTTGTTAGCATGCAAAAATGCCGCTTCATGGGGGACCCTCCCTAATCGAATGAGCCAACGAGGACACCGCCAGTTTGCGATGTTGTTCCTCGGTGGACCAGATGCCCGAGAGGGTCTCTCGTTAGCAGATCGAATGGTGGGCCACCCTGACGTGTCATTAGTAGTTGTTCGATTTCTGGCAAGTGAGTATAGGGGTGACAATGAGTCAGAGCGAAAATTAGATGATGGGGTTGTTacatggttttgggtgaaaaatgaaagaaatgacAAAGTGGTGTACAAGGAAATAAGTGTTAGTAATGGGTTTGAAACGGTTTCGGCTATACAATCGTTAAATGAGAGTGTTGCAATTGATTTATGGATTGTAGGGAGGAAAAGTGGAATTAATCCAAGATTATTGTATGGTTTATCAGAATGGAGTGATAATCCTGAATTGGGATTAATAGGAGATTTTTTGGTATCAGTAGATTTTAATACCTCAGGATCTGTATTAGTTGTTCAACAACAAGTTTTAAGAGATCAACGGGCTAGTCCTTGGGCTTGTTACTAG
- the LOC130827372 gene encoding shewanella-like protein phosphatase 1 → MAPLSLCFKPLTYSLLNYSVSQNLNFPHKNSNYTPITASSPELKPIIINANPPTFVSAPDRRIVAVGDLHGDLSKARWALNMAGVLSADGHDSWTGGETVLVQLGDILDRGEDEIAILSLLRSLDMQARLEGGAVFQVNGNHETMNVEGDFRYVDSGGFDECTAFLEYLNERNHNWEDAFVNWVTISEKYKEDHLKSRNYFGPWNLVERQRGVLARSVLLQPGGPLARELARHPIVLKVNDWVFCHGGLLPHHVGYGIERMNNDVSRWMRGLHDEDTSSLSFIATRGYDSVVWNRLYSRDSSDYADHQIKQIHDILQETLQTVDAKAMVVGHTPQTAGVNCEYNCSIWRVDVGMSSGVLDSRPEVLEIKGNVARAIRSHGDASSELQVLSYI, encoded by the exons ATGGCACCTCTCTCCCTTTGCTTCAAGCCATTAACATATTCTCTTCTTAATTATTCTGTTTCTCAAAACCTAAATTTCCCTCATAAAAACTCTAATTATACTCCAATTACTGCTTCCTCTCCAGAATTAAAGCCCATTATTATCAATGCAAATCCTCCCACTTTTGTCTCTGCTCCTGATCGTCGTATCGTTGCTG TTGGGGATTTGCATGGAGATTTATCCAAGGCGCGATGGGCACTCAACATGGCAGGAGTCTTGAGTGCAGATGGTCACGACTCATGGACTGGTGGTGAGACG GTATTAGTACAGCTGGGTGATATACTTGATCGCGGGGAGGATGAAATCGCAATCTTGTCATTGTTGCGGTCACTGGATATGCAGGCACGATTAGAAGGGGGAGCTGTCTTTCAG GTGAACGGAAATCATGAAACCATGAATGTGGAAGGTGATTTTAGATATGTCGATTCTGGTGGATTCGATGAGTGCACAGCCTTCCTGGAGTATCTAAATGAGCGTAATCACAACTGGGAAGACGCTTTCGTTAACTGGGTCACTATCTCTGAGAAATATAAGGAAGATCATCTAAAATCTCGAAATTATTTCGGTCCTTGGAATCTAGTGGAG AGGCAGAGGGGAGTTCTTGCACGGTCAGTCCTCCTTCAACCAGGAGGCCCGCTTGCTCGTGAATTAGCCCGACATCCCATTGTCCTTAAAGTTAATGATTGGGTCTTTTGTCATGGCGGCCTTCTTCCTCATCACG TTGGTTATGGTATAGAGAGGATGAACAACGATGTTTCCCGTTGGATGAGAGGTTTGCATGACGAAGATACTTCATCACTGTCTTTCATAGCCACCAGAGGATACGACAGTGTTGTTTGGAATCGGTTGTATTCCCGAGATTCTTCAGATTATGCGGATCATCAGATTAAACAG ATACACGATATCCTTCAAGAAACATTACAAACTGTCGATGCGAAGGCTATGGTGGTCGGTCATACACCTCAGACCGCAGGGGTGAATTG TGAATACAACTGTAGCATATGGCGTGTTGATGTAGGGATGTCGAGTGGAGTTCTCGATTCAAGACCAGAG GTTTTGGAAATAAAAGGCAACGTAGCAAGAGCAATTAGGAGCCATGGCGATGCATCAAGTGAATTACAGGTGCTCAGTTACATATAG